GGGCGCGTGCCGACAGGATGTTGCGCGAGGCCTGCCTGAAGGCCTCGCTGACGCTGATCGAACACACCGGTGCCGACGAGCACGCAGCCCTGGTCGAACACCTGCGCCTGCGCGGCGAACTGACGACCGGCTTTCTGGTGCGGGTCGTCGCGCACGGCCGCATCGACTTCTTCGGCGCCGCCCTGGTGGCGTTGTCGGGGCTCGACCGGACCCGGGTGCGTTCGCTGCTGTCGTCCGGCCGCGACGTCGCGCTCGCCGCCCTGTTCCGCCAGGCCGGTCTCCCCCAGGCCGCCGGCCGTGTCATCCTGCGTGCGCTGACCGTATGGCGCGACGTCGCCAACGGCCGCCGCGTCGCCGGCACGCAGGAAGTCTCCTACCTGATGCTGCGCGATCTCGAGGCGGCGGTCCGGGCCGGCGAGGTCGCCGACGAGGAGGGTGCTCTGGCCGCCCTCATCAAGTCGATCCACCTCGAAGCGCTGCGCGAGAACGCGCGCGGTCACGCGCTGGCGATCGCGGCGGCTTAGGCGGCCGGTCGGAACCCTCCTGCCGTCGAGGCCCGGGTCCGCCCTTGCTCGGGACCGGTCATCCGCCGCCAGGCAAGGCGCAGCCCTTCGTCCGGCCCGCCTCTTCGCGGCCGTCGCCGCGCCGGCGGTCAGCGTGTGCCCCGATGGAACGGCGCGGGGGCGAGGGCGTTTGTCCGGCTCGGTGTCACGAGCAGGGACGATCCTATGAGCATGAAGCGCATTCTGGGAATGATGTTGGCGAGCCGCATGGCGGGACGCGGCATGCGCGGCCGCGGCGGTCTTGCAGGCGGCGGCCTCGGCACGCTGGCTGCGGCCGGTCTTCTCGGCGGGCGGCGCGGTGGTCTCGGCCGCAAGGCGGGCCTGGCGGCGCTGGGCTACATGGCCTACCGCGCCTACCAGGACCACCAGTCAAGGACGGCGGCCGGAACGCAGGGCGCGTCGCAGGACCGCGCGCGTGCGGGCGCAGCGGGCGGCAGTGCCTCCGGAAGCGGCGCTGCGGCGGGTGGCCTCGGTGACCTGATCGGCGGCGTGATGAAATCCGTCGGCGACGCTCTCGGCGGCACCGGCACGCGCGACGAGACCCGTGGAGGCGGCGCGTCCCCCTTCGCTGAGCCTCCCGCGGCGCAGGCTTTCACGGCCGAGGACGAACGCGCGGCCGAGGCGCTCGGCGAAGACAAGGCGCTGCTTCTCCTGCGCGCGATGATCACGGCCGCCAATGCCGATGGTCAGATCACGTCCGACGAACGGTCGCGGATCCTGAGCCAGGCGGAGGACGGCGACGACCGCCGGACGCTCGAACGCGAGCTTGCCGCGCCACGGCCGCTCGAAGAACTGCTCGGCCAGGTCCGCGACCGGGAGACGGCGGAGGAATTCTACCTCTCCTCCCGCATGGCCGTCGATGGCGAGACCGGTGCCAACCGCGCCTATCTCGCCAGCCTGCGCGACCGGCTCGGTTTGGCCCAACAGGACGCAGCAGAAATCGACGCGTTGGCGTCAGGACCGGCGTGATCGACCACGCCACCACGGCGAAGCGGTCCCGGCCCGTCCGACCGGCCGCCGCGTCGCCGGGCCACAGGAAGGCGCCATCCTGATGCCGCGCGATCCGACGCGGCAGTCCGCACGGGCATGGTCGCCGACGAGGACGGCGCGCTCGCCGCACTGCTCAAGTCGATCCACCTCGGCGCGCTGCGCGGGAACACGCGCTGGCGATTGCGGCGGCGTAGTGGGGGAGGCGATATGCTCTCGACGGGCGCGGTCCGTCGGGAAGTCAGGACGGGACGCGGCCGTACATATCCTCGACGTCCTGCGCCGACACCGGCTGCAGCCCTGTCCGGACGCCTTCCAGTTCCCACCAGATCCGGTCCTTGGGCATCGTCGCCCTGCGCAGGGGCTCCAGTTCCGTGAAGATGAACCGGCGCCGGAAGGCGCTGGGACTCTCGGCGAGAAGAAATCCCTTCATGCGCTCGGCGCCCATGAACCACGGGCGATCGAGGAAGCGCTCCGGCTGCTCCACCCAGTGCGGAGGGCGCCCCAGGCTCCACCTCTGAGAGAGATGTTCGGCAACCGCACCGATCAGCGCGTCCGTCTTCGCGTCGCCGGCCAGCCCGGGATCGTCTTCGAGCCGCCGCCGGCGTTCCGCGTCGCTGCCGCTGGTGTAGAAAGCGTCGAGAAATCCGACCAGGCAGAGCCTGAACGGCTCTCCGTCACGGACGAGTTGCAGGACCTCTGCCAGCGTTCCAGGCCGGATGATCATCTTTGCTGCTTCCTTCGTAGGCGTCGAGGATCGCGTCGATCTTCGCTGCCATGCGCGGGCTGAGGCCCGGCGTTGCGACGCCGGGAACGTGAGGATAGCACTCTTGCAGAAGTTCGACGATCTGATCGCGCGACACGATGCCGGTCACCTTCATCAGTGCCACCGCGTCCGTCGTATCCGTCTGGATCTTGTCGACGTCTTCGGACCCTCGGTTGGCCAGCAGTTTCATGGCCAGCAGATAGGCCGGCGTCGGCAACAACACCCGCAGCCCCGCGAGGCCCGATGCAGGCAAGGCTTCCCGCGGATAGTGTCCGTGTGGAATGAGGTTCGGCTCTGGGTTGCCGATCGGCGGAGCCAGCCTCTTGACACCCTGGTTCAGCCAGTTGTGCGGAAGCTGCTGCGCGATGGCGACCGCTTCGAGCATCGCGTAGATCTCGGGTTCATGGCCGCGGAAAACCGCGTCGACGTCTCCGGAGGAATTTCGGATGTCGCTCGCCAGGACGAGGCATGAGCCGCCGAAGACGGCGATCTCCACGGACAGCCCCCGATCGAGCGCCAGCTTCCCCAGGAGATCGAAGGCGGCCTCCATGTCGTGCCGGGCGAGTTCGACCTTCATGGATCCCCACCGGTTGCGCAAGCGCCTCAACGCCGACGCGGCCTCCGACCAAAGCGCATACGTCCGTGAAGAACGCCTGGTCCCTCAGATATCCAGCGCCTCTTCCTGCGCGAACTCCGCCCGCTCCTGGATGAACCGGAACCGCGCTTCCGGCTTGGTGCCCATCAGCGCGTCGACCATCGATTTCGTCGCCGCCGCGTCGTCGATCACCTCGACGCGCAGAAGCGTGCGCTTCTTCTTGTCCATGGTGGTCTCCTTGAGCTGGGCGGCCATCATCTCGCCGAGACCCTTGAACCGGCCGATCTCGATCTTGCCCTTGCCGGTGAAGAAGCTGCGCAGCAGTTCGTCCTTGTGCGCGTCGTCGCGTGCATAGGCGACCTTGCCGCCCTGGCTGATGCGGTAGAGCGGCGGCACGGCGAGATAGAGGTGGCCGCCGCGGATCAGATCGGGCATCTCCTGGTAGAAGAAGGTGATCAGCAGCGAGGCGATGTGGGCGCCGTCGACGTCGGCGTCCGTCATGATGATCACGCGGTCGTAGCGCAGGTCGTCGTCGCGGTATTTCGACCGCGTGCCGCAGCCGAGCGCCTGGACGAGGTCTGAGATCTGCTGGTTGGCGGCGAGCTTGTCGGAGCCCGCCGAGGCGACGTTGAGGATCTTGCCGCGCAGCGGCAGCACGGCCTGGCTGGCGCGGTCGCGTGCCTGCTTGGCCGAGCCGCCGGCCGAATCGCCCTCGACGATGAAGATCTCCGCACCGGCGGCCGCGTTCTGCGAGCAGTCGGCGAGCTTGCCCGGCAGGCGCAGCTTGCGCACCGCGCTCTTGCGCGACACCTCCTTCTCCTGGCGCCGGCGCACGCGGTCGTCGGCGCGCGCGATCACCCAGTCGAGCAGCTTGGAGGCTTCCTGCGGATTGGCGGCCAGCCAGTGGTCGAAGGGATCGCGGATGGCGTTCTCGACGATGCGCTGCGCCTCGATCGTCGCCAGCCGGTCCTTGGTCTGGCCGACGAACTCGGGCTCGCGGATGAACACCGACAGCATGCCGGCCGCCGAGATCATCACGTCCTCGGAGGTGATGATGGCGCCGCGCTTGTTGCCCGTCAGCTCGGCATAGGCGCGCAGGCCGCGCGTCAGCACGCCGCGGAAGCCCGCCTCGTGCGTGCCGCCCTCGGGCGTCGGGATGGTGTTGCAGTAGGAACTGACGAAACCGTCGCCGCCGAACCAGGTGACCGCCCATTCGAGCGCGCCGTGGCCGCCGGTCTTCTCCGTCCTGCCGGCGAAGATTTCCCGCGTCACCTGGAACTCGTCGCCGAGCGAGGCCTGCAGGTAGTCCTTGAGGCCGCCCGGGAAATGGAACACCGCCCTGTCGGGCGTCTTGTCCTTCCCGGTGATCAGCTCCGGCGCGCAGGACCAGCGGATCTCGACACCGCCGAACAGATAGGCCTTGGACCGCGCCATGCGGTAGAGACGTTCGGGCTCGAACTTCGCGCCCTCGCCGAAGATCTGGCCGTCGGGGTGGAAGCGCACCCGCGTGCCGCGACGGTTCTGCACGTCGCCCAGCAGTTCCAGCCCGCCCTGCGGAACGCCGCGCGAAAAACGCTGCCGGTAGAGCTTTCTCCCGCGCGCCACCTCCACCTCGAGGTCGTCGGACAGCGCGTTCACCACCGAGACGCCGACGCCGTGCAGGCCACCGGAGGTCTCGTAGACCTTCGAATCGAACTTGCCGCCCGCATGCAGCGTGGTCATAATGACCTCGAGAGCCGACTTGTCCCTGAATTTCGGGTGCGGGTCGACCGGGATGCCGCGGCCGTTGTCCGTGACGGTGAGATAGCCGTCGGCGGACAGTTCGACGTCGATGAAGGTGGCGTGGCCGGCGACCGCCTCGT
The nucleotide sequence above comes from Aquibium microcysteis. Encoded proteins:
- a CDS encoding DUF533 domain-containing protein; translation: MKRILGMMLASRMAGRGMRGRGGLAGGGLGTLAAAGLLGGRRGGLGRKAGLAALGYMAYRAYQDHQSRTAAGTQGASQDRARAGAAGGSASGSGAAAGGLGDLIGGVMKSVGDALGGTGTRDETRGGGASPFAEPPAAQAFTAEDERAAEALGEDKALLLLRAMITAANADGQITSDERSRILSQAEDGDDRRTLERELAAPRPLEELLGQVRDRETAEEFYLSSRMAVDGETGANRAYLASLRDRLGLAQQDAAEIDALASGPA
- the parE gene encoding DNA topoisomerase IV subunit B translates to MNDSTDLFAALERAQPQDKAAVERRPAAPRPAATRQQTVAPKDASESYSAADIEVLEGLEPVRRRPGMYIGGTDDKAMHHLFAEVIDNSMDEAVAGHATFIDVELSADGYLTVTDNGRGIPVDPHPKFRDKSALEVIMTTLHAGGKFDSKVYETSGGLHGVGVSVVNALSDDLEVEVARGRKLYRQRFSRGVPQGGLELLGDVQNRRGTRVRFHPDGQIFGEGAKFEPERLYRMARSKAYLFGGVEIRWSCAPELITGKDKTPDRAVFHFPGGLKDYLQASLGDEFQVTREIFAGRTEKTGGHGALEWAVTWFGGDGFVSSYCNTIPTPEGGTHEAGFRGVLTRGLRAYAELTGNKRGAIITSEDVMISAAGMLSVFIREPEFVGQTKDRLATIEAQRIVENAIRDPFDHWLAANPQEASKLLDWVIARADDRVRRRQEKEVSRKSAVRKLRLPGKLADCSQNAAAGAEIFIVEGDSAGGSAKQARDRASQAVLPLRGKILNVASAGSDKLAANQQISDLVQALGCGTRSKYRDDDLRYDRVIIMTDADVDGAHIASLLITFFYQEMPDLIRGGHLYLAVPPLYRISQGGKVAYARDDAHKDELLRSFFTGKGKIEIGRFKGLGEMMAAQLKETTMDKKKRTLLRVEVIDDAAATKSMVDALMGTKPEARFRFIQERAEFAQEEALDI